In one Deltaproteobacteria bacterium genomic region, the following are encoded:
- the flhA gene encoding flagellar biosynthesis protein FlhA, with protein MTVLDSLRERGDVFVAISVVLLLGIMLVPLPPILLDLFLSVSISLAVVILVISVYLQRPLDFSVFPSLLLMTTLFRLSLNVASVKLILLRGNEGPDAAGHVIQAFGNFVVGGNYVVGFIVFLILVVVNFVVITKGAGRIAEVAARFTLDAMPGKQMAIDADLNAGMIDEAEARRRRQDVGREADFYGAMDGASKFVRGDAIAGLAITGINLVGGFIIGVFQMGMPPAEAAQTFTILTVGDGLVAQIPALVISTAAGIVVTRTGSVNDMGRDIATQVLLNPKALMTSAGVLLVLGIIPGLPHLPLLVMAGILGGSAWLLYKSAAPQAPETPEAPSKEEPRVESFIEVNALSLEIGYGLISLVDETGSEFLQKIRAMRRQVAKEMGFVVPSIHIKDNLALRPHEYSFIIRGIEVARGEVMMGYWLAVSNDGKKSVAGIPTKEPAFGLPAWWIEEKDVERAQLAGFMVVDTATVVVTHLTEIIRRHSWEILTRSEVQSLLDGVAKVYPRIVDELIPTHMTLGGVQRVLQNLLRERIPVNDLVTILETLLDYAPATKDIDLLTEHVRQALARYITRQFTAPDGVIRVISLDPRFENAMVQAMGGEPMSPDIVGRLMRGIEMSLEGVKAKGAQPVILCSMQVRRFLRRLLEKFAPSIPVLSSAEVVSTSRISNVGMVKYEN; from the coding sequence GATCATGCTCGTCCCGCTTCCGCCGATCCTGCTGGACCTGTTCCTCTCGGTCTCCATCTCGCTCGCCGTCGTGATCCTCGTGATCTCCGTCTATCTCCAGCGCCCGCTCGACTTCTCCGTATTCCCGTCCCTCCTCCTGATGACGACGCTTTTCCGCCTCTCGTTGAACGTAGCCTCGGTGAAGCTGATCCTCCTCCGGGGGAACGAAGGGCCGGACGCTGCGGGGCACGTGATCCAGGCTTTCGGAAATTTCGTCGTCGGCGGCAATTACGTCGTCGGATTCATCGTTTTCCTGATATTGGTCGTCGTCAACTTCGTCGTCATTACGAAGGGCGCGGGCCGCATAGCAGAGGTCGCCGCCCGGTTCACCCTCGACGCGATGCCCGGCAAGCAGATGGCCATCGACGCGGACCTCAACGCCGGAATGATCGACGAGGCCGAGGCGCGCAGGCGCCGGCAGGACGTGGGGCGCGAGGCGGACTTCTACGGAGCGATGGACGGTGCAAGCAAGTTCGTCCGGGGCGACGCGATCGCGGGGCTCGCGATAACGGGGATCAACCTCGTCGGCGGGTTCATCATAGGCGTCTTCCAGATGGGAATGCCGCCCGCCGAGGCGGCGCAAACGTTCACGATCCTGACGGTGGGGGACGGCCTCGTGGCCCAGATCCCCGCCCTCGTCATATCGACGGCCGCAGGTATCGTGGTCACGCGGACGGGCTCGGTCAACGACATGGGCCGGGACATCGCTACGCAGGTCCTGCTCAATCCGAAGGCGCTGATGACGTCGGCCGGCGTCCTGCTCGTCCTGGGCATCATCCCCGGCCTGCCGCACCTGCCTCTCCTGGTCATGGCGGGAATACTGGGGGGATCGGCCTGGCTGCTCTACAAATCGGCGGCCCCGCAGGCCCCGGAAACGCCCGAGGCTCCGTCGAAGGAGGAGCCTCGCGTCGAGTCCTTCATCGAGGTCAACGCGCTTTCCCTGGAAATCGGCTACGGACTCATTTCGCTGGTGGACGAGACGGGAAGCGAGTTCCTCCAGAAGATCCGCGCGATGCGGCGCCAGGTCGCCAAGGAAATGGGTTTCGTCGTGCCGTCGATCCACATCAAGGACAACCTTGCCCTGCGGCCCCACGAGTACAGCTTCATCATCCGGGGGATCGAGGTCGCGCGGGGCGAGGTCATGATGGGGTACTGGCTGGCGGTCTCGAACGACGGGAAGAAGTCGGTCGCCGGCATCCCGACGAAGGAGCCCGCTTTCGGCCTCCCCGCCTGGTGGATCGAGGAAAAGGACGTGGAAAGGGCGCAGCTCGCCGGTTTCATGGTCGTCGATACGGCCACCGTCGTCGTGACGCACCTCACCGAGATCATCCGAAGGCACAGCTGGGAGATCCTGACCCGCAGCGAGGTGCAGAGCCTGCTCGACGGCGTCGCGAAGGTGTATCCGCGGATCGTGGACGAACTGATCCCGACCCACATGACCCTCGGCGGCGTACAGCGCGTGCTCCAGAACCTTCTCCGGGAACGCATCCCGGTGAACGACCTCGTGACGATCCTCGAAACGCTGCTCGACTACGCGCCGGCCACCAAGGACATCGACCTGCTCACCGAGCACGTTCGGCAGGCGCTGGCCCGTTACATAACCCGCCAGTTCACGGCGCCGGACGGCGTCATTCGGGTCATATCGCTCGACCCCCGGTTCGAAAACGCGATGGTGCAGGCGATGGGCGGGGAGCCGATGAGCCCCGACATCGTGGGCCGCCTCATGCGCGGCATCGAGATGAGCCTCGAAGGCGTCAAGGCCAAGGGAGCCCAGCCGGTTATCCTCTGCTCCATGCAGGTTCGCCGGTTCCTGAGGCGGCTCCTCGAGAAATTCGCGCCGTCCATCCCGGTCCTGTCGAGCGCCGAGGTGGTGTCCACTTCGAGAATATCGAACGTCGGGATGGTGAAGTATGAAAATTAA